The following proteins come from a genomic window of Paenibacillus spongiae:
- the ytfJ gene encoding GerW family sporulation protein — protein sequence MAEHPIQGLMQTAMENIKGMVDVNTIVGDPVQTPDGSVIMPISKVGFGFVAGGSDIRFDGSGNQSSISSNDAHNAAVSLPFGGGSGGGVSITPIAFLVVGTHGVRVVPLDNQTHLMERVIDSAPQVFDKIQEMFNRGGRSVDEVLIETPDGHLI from the coding sequence ATGGCAGAACATCCGATACAAGGTCTTATGCAAACCGCAATGGAAAACATCAAGGGCATGGTTGATGTGAACACCATCGTGGGCGATCCGGTGCAAACGCCGGATGGCAGTGTCATTATGCCCATTTCAAAGGTTGGTTTCGGATTTGTTGCCGGGGGCAGCGACATCCGGTTTGACGGAAGCGGCAATCAGAGCTCCATATCGTCGAACGACGCGCACAATGCAGCGGTCTCCCTTCCGTTCGGCGGCGGCAGCGGCGGCGGCGTATCGATTACACCGATCGCCTTCCTGGTCGTAGGCACTCATGGCGTTCGCGTCGTGCCGCTTGACAACCAGACACATCTGATGGAGCGGGTCATCGACTCGGCGCCCCAGGTGTTCGATAAGATTCAGGAAATGTTCAACCGCGGCGGACGGTCCGTCGACGAAGTGCTCATTGAAACGCCCGATGGCCATTTGATCTAA
- a CDS encoding D-alanyl-D-alanine carboxypeptidase family protein translates to MRLDRKWMRLLGALIMGWIAWAIPLGAEAVVDKGTPRIGTDAKAAALIDVESGRLLYSKAGDTPMRIASLTKIMTAIVAIEHGKLSDKVKTSKRAFAKEGSSIYLKLGEEMSLQNMLYGLMLRSGNDAATAIAEHVGGSEEGFVHLMNEKARMLGLTNSQFMNPHGLDQEGHYSSANDLAKLTAYALHNPTFKAIVKTPVKTAPNPNDEWEYKWNNKNKMLHMYEGADGVKTGYTKMALRCLVSSATRNGQQLAAVTINDRNDWVDHSKMLDWGFANYPLVEIAHKGQPINGYPLAVGRTVRYPFAAGEKEELRSKLILIPQNSAYYTLGERGTIEWYVGDNKIGSTMVYEPAGVRMSVPERDTATWSDASAADSFQPWAHTFGGALKRVLSALFGGMEGA, encoded by the coding sequence ATGAGGCTCGATCGTAAATGGATGCGGCTCTTAGGAGCGCTCATCATGGGATGGATTGCTTGGGCTATTCCCCTTGGTGCCGAGGCGGTTGTCGACAAGGGTACTCCACGGATCGGCACCGATGCCAAGGCAGCTGCATTGATTGACGTGGAATCCGGCCGTCTGCTGTACAGCAAAGCGGGCGATACCCCTATGCGGATCGCCAGCTTGACAAAAATAATGACGGCGATCGTTGCCATCGAACATGGCAAGCTGTCCGACAAGGTGAAGACGAGCAAGCGGGCTTTCGCCAAAGAAGGGTCCTCCATCTATTTGAAGCTGGGCGAGGAGATGAGCCTGCAAAATATGCTGTACGGCTTGATGCTGAGATCGGGCAACGATGCGGCAACGGCAATCGCCGAGCATGTCGGCGGATCGGAGGAAGGGTTCGTTCATCTGATGAATGAGAAGGCGCGCATGCTGGGCTTGACGAACAGCCAGTTCATGAATCCCCACGGGCTTGACCAAGAGGGGCATTACTCATCCGCCAACGACCTTGCGAAGCTGACGGCCTATGCCTTACATAATCCGACGTTCAAAGCCATCGTGAAAACACCGGTGAAAACAGCGCCGAATCCGAACGACGAATGGGAGTACAAGTGGAACAATAAAAATAAAATGCTGCATATGTACGAAGGGGCGGACGGAGTCAAGACGGGGTATACCAAAATGGCGCTGCGCTGTCTGGTCAGCTCCGCAACCCGCAACGGCCAGCAGCTGGCAGCCGTCACGATCAACGACCGCAACGATTGGGTGGATCACTCCAAAATGCTGGATTGGGGCTTCGCGAACTATCCGCTTGTGGAAATTGCCCATAAAGGCCAGCCCATCAACGGTTATCCGCTTGCCGTAGGGCGGACGGTTCGCTATCCGTTCGCGGCCGGCGAGAAGGAGGAGCTTCGTTCCAAGCTGATCTTAATCCCGCAAAACTCGGCCTATTATACACTGGGAGAACGCGGAACGATCGAATGGTATGTCGGAGATAACAAGATCGGTTCGACAATGGTGTACGAGCCGGCAGGTGTCCGTATGTCGGTGCCGGAACGCGACACGGCAACATGGTCGGACGCGTCCGCCGCGGACTCGTTTCAACCATGGGCCCATACGTTTGGCGGCGCGTTGAAACGGGTGCTGTCGGCATTATTCGGAGGGATGGAGGGGGCGTAA